In Anaerolineales bacterium, a genomic segment contains:
- a CDS encoding beta-lactamase family protein has translation MSAKCFRSMMAAACLLLAAAAAETARAVRAPAPQPPGGWQEFFDRVLPKQLESLHIPGAVVAVVEGEELAFARGYGFADAENRIEPDPEKTLFRIGSITKLFTWTAVMQLAEQGKLDLDADVNDYLDFRIPDTYPQPVTLRHLMAHTAGFEDRVAAYMAASPQDLVPLGEWLAANVPARVRAPGEISSYSNYGAALAGYIVERVSGTPFDDYLEENIFAPLGMDHTTSRQPPPQSWSADLSKGYVWSGGRFAALDFEYMMPSPTGSISSTATDIARFMSAHLQGGEFRGARILRDTTAELMHRRLFGVDPRLNGLAYGFYEMSRNGLRVIGHEGDTRLFHSLLAIIPEKNLGVFVAFNGENAFNVQYLLRKEFLDMFFPSAESAPERLTLSSGELAKFAGSYRQTRRFAETTVEKAGTLLEPIIVQATDDGALRISSAWYGVYRFVAVEPLVFIQEDDPHSLLLFRTDADGNVTQAFVGEDPLTAWEKLPWYADYTLHYMILILGLLLFLCALAAALVRGIVQRFRKPAVPAKGPAAAGGWIFNLLSLIGILFPVGFVFGFGGISYGQTGLLTAVLALPILFIGLWLAAGFFLFRAWREKFWPAAGRIFYSLLFFVSAAYLWSLSCWNLIGWRY, from the coding sequence ATGAGCGCAAAATGCTTTCGGAGCATGATGGCCGCGGCCTGCCTGCTGCTGGCCGCCGCGGCGGCCGAGACGGCGCGTGCCGTCCGCGCGCCGGCGCCGCAGCCCCCCGGCGGCTGGCAGGAGTTTTTCGACCGGGTCCTCCCCAAACAGCTCGAATCCCTGCACATCCCCGGGGCGGTCGTCGCCGTGGTGGAAGGGGAGGAGTTGGCATTCGCCCGCGGGTACGGTTTCGCCGATGCGGAGAACCGGATCGAACCCGATCCAGAGAAGACGCTGTTCCGCATCGGCTCGATCACCAAGTTGTTCACTTGGACGGCGGTGATGCAACTCGCCGAACAGGGGAAGCTCGACCTGGATGCGGATGTCAACGACTATCTCGATTTCCGGATCCCGGACACCTACCCGCAGCCGGTCACGCTGCGCCACCTCATGGCGCATACCGCCGGATTTGAAGACCGGGTGGCCGCCTATATGGCGGCGTCGCCGCAGGACCTGGTTCCGCTGGGCGAGTGGCTGGCGGCGAACGTTCCGGCGCGCGTGCGCGCCCCCGGCGAAATCTCCTCGTATTCCAACTACGGCGCGGCACTCGCGGGATACATCGTGGAGCGCGTTTCCGGGACGCCCTTCGATGACTACCTGGAAGAAAACATCTTCGCGCCGCTCGGGATGGACCACACGACCAGCCGCCAGCCCCCGCCGCAATCATGGTCGGCGGATTTATCGAAGGGATATGTCTGGTCCGGAGGACGGTTTGCGGCGCTGGATTTTGAATACATGATGCCGTCTCCCACCGGATCGATTTCCTCCACCGCAACGGATATAGCGCGGTTCATGTCCGCCCATCTGCAAGGCGGGGAATTCCGGGGCGCGCGGATCCTGCGCGATACCACGGCGGAACTCATGCACCGCCGGCTGTTCGGCGTCGATCCGCGCCTGAACGGATTGGCCTACGGTTTTTATGAGATGAGCCGCAACGGGCTGCGGGTGATCGGCCATGAAGGCGATACGCGGCTCTTCCACAGCTTGCTGGCGATCATCCCGGAAAAGAACCTCGGCGTTTTCGTCGCCTTCAACGGCGAAAACGCGTTCAACGTGCAATACCTGCTGCGGAAGGAATTTCTGGATATGTTTTTTCCCTCCGCCGAATCCGCGCCGGAACGGCTGACGCTCTCATCGGGGGAATTGGCGAAGTTCGCTGGCAGTTACCGGCAAACCCGGCGGTTCGCGGAAACCACGGTCGAAAAGGCGGGGACGCTCCTGGAACCCATCATCGTTCAGGCGACGGATGACGGAGCATTGCGGATATCGTCGGCGTGGTACGGCGTGTACCGGTTTGTGGCGGTGGAGCCCCTGGTTTTCATCCAAGAGGATGATCCGCATAGCCTGTTGTTATTCCGCACCGACGCCGACGGGAACGTCACCCAGGCGTTTGTCGGGGAGGATCCCCTGACGGCGTGGGAGAAATTGCCCTGGTACGCGGATTACACGCTGCATTACATGATCCTCATTCTTGGATTGTTGCTGTTCCTGTGCGCGCTGGCCGCCGCGCTCGTTCGCGGAATTGTCCAAAGGTTCCGCAAACCGGCGGTTCCCGCGAAAGGGCCGGCCGCCGCCGGCGGATGGATTTTCAATCTGCTGTCGCTGATCGGGATTCTCTTCCCCGTAGGTTTCGTATTCGGCTTCGGCGGGATTTCCTATGGGCAGACGGGGTTGTTGACCGCGGTATTGGCACTTCCGATCCTGTTCATCGGTTTGTGGCTTGCC